A part of Aegilops tauschii subsp. strangulata cultivar AL8/78 chromosome 2, Aet v6.0, whole genome shotgun sequence genomic DNA contains:
- the LOC109733836 gene encoding uncharacterized protein: MAAVGGDAASMVAVGLVWGATNALMRRGALVWDRRSRSLPAGTGAVRRWADLLLTWQYSAPFLANLSASAAFFRLLGDAPISVAVPVTNATTFAATAVAAALLGEATRAAPAALGTALIVLGVWVCIS; the protein is encoded by the coding sequence ATGGCGGCGGTGGGCGGCGACGCGGCGAGCATGGTGGCGGTGGGCCTGGTGTGGGGCGCCACCAACGCGCTGATGCGCCGTGGCGCGCTCGTCTGGGACCGCCGCTCCCGCTCCCTCCCCGCCGGCACCGGCGCCGTCCGGCGGTGGGCCGACCTGCTCCTCACGTGGCAGTACTCGGCGCCGTTCCTCGCCAACCTCTCCGCCTCCGCGGCCTTCTTCCGGCTCCTCGGCGACGCGCCCATCTCCGTCGCCGTGCCCGTCACCAACGCCACCACCttcgccgccaccgccgtcgccgccgcgctgCTCGGGGAGGCCACCCGCGCCGCGCCCGCCGCTCTCGGCACCGCGCTCATCGTCCTCGGCGTCTGGGTCTGCATCTCCTAG